The nucleotide sequence ACATTGAAATTGTGGGTGAAAAATATTTCAAATTAGGATATAAAAGTAGTAAAAAGGTATATTGAGGCAGTTAAGATTCAGTATGTATAGTACCTTCTCCTGAATTGAATGAATCATTGAATTATATTGCCTTTGGCCTTCAAGTAAGTCAGATTTCTTTTCTCCATTTACGTTTTTGGTATCATccacatcaacaacaacatcaGGAGTTGGCAAGTTGGGTTGTGGACCACTCAAGGGTTCAATACCATCATGCTCAGCATCCTTTTGACGTCTTACAGCAGCTCCTAAACGAACAAGAAGATCATTTGTTTTCCCTAAAAGCATTGTTAACCGCTCATTCTTGCTTTCCTCAACCATTTTCATGTATGCTTCTTGATCATCGGATTTTAAAGCTTGAAACCTCAATTTCTCTTGTCTAGTAGCACGCTGCCTTTGCCTTCCATGCCATGCCTGATTTAAGAGGTTTATGCCATACAACAGTTTTTAGGTATGTGTGTAAAGGGCAAATGCATACATACGAATGTAGAGATATAATTTGCAAACCTGAACACCACTGTTCCTTTGCTTTCGACGTTTCTGAGAGACCTGCACTTGCAACTGGAGTTCCCTTATTGCATTAAGTATTTCTgcaaagaatttcctcttttttGTTTCTACTCTGTTCATTTCTTCCTCCTCTAACTTTGTTAGTCGATGCAACAAGTGATGATGTGTGAGAAGCCTTATAAAGAACAAAAGAAACATAGTAAAAGGTAGAAAACTACCTCAGCATCTCGTTTCTTCTTCAGATGATTGTCTGAGTCAACACCAAAAGCATCCCCCACACCATATGAAGGACGAGACAGCCTCATCATGCCCCAATCGAAGAGTTGCTTCTCGGGATGCACACATGTTAAAGACAACATGTACTCTGACCTCACCTTTCTTTGCAACTCCGCTAGCTGGAATGTAAGATATATATTTCATTAGAATGAAAAAGGTTCACTGaacaatataatattttaatacatgttagTTGAACAAGAACTTCTATGCAAGAGTATACCTTAAGTCCATAGAGTTCAAGCAAACACTTTGACTGTAGGTCCTCGCCTCTGTTTGTAGGCAATTCTGAATTCATAATGAGAcaaataaacgaaacaccaaGTTGTTAATGTATCTAAGTGAGTATATATTACTGAGCTATCATTGTATATGCGTATTCTAAGTGTGGCAACCTTCAAGTTGGGTCAAACGACTCTGGATGTGGCTCTTGATCCGGTTTTTCCTTAATTCTGCCATTTCAGAACCAGTTATGCGATTAGATCGCTGCTTAACCAGAGCATCCTCGAGATCTGCCATTAACTCTCCTCCATTTGGAAACTGTGAGTTATCCTGAAATAATAAGAGACAACAATCAAGTTAAACAAATCAAATGACCAAATATCTTCAAGCAAAAACCTGAGTCTGCGTTTGTCACTTTGTCCTACTAGAAATTCAAAGCATTCTAACGATGCGCAAACGAGCAATCCAGCATACATGTAGACAAAAACATCTACCATCACCTTGAGTAATTTTCACAATCACAATTCACAAGACCAAAACGTCCACAGTTAGGTTTACGTAAACCTAAAATAAAATCATATATCCATACTCCATAGTACTTAGCAGCTAAATGAGCCCTAGAAAACAAGCAATCCACCTAAAACCAAAGTAAACGCACATTTATAAACAATCACACAACCTAGAACTACAATTCTCACAATCAcaattcacaacatcaaaacatcTACAATTAGGTTTACATCTCcaattcacaacatcaaaacatcCAATTCACTCGCAACAGATGTTACACAAAACAACTCACAGGCAAACGAAGCACCGTCAACAACTTGTTCACCGAAACGTAGAATACTAGAATTACAGCTGTAAATTGAGCCCTAAAAAACAAGCAATCCAACTAAAACAAAACCTAAAAACCTAAAATCAAAGTAAAGGAACAATCATAAACAATCACAAAACCTAAAACTACAAATTCTCACAATCACAatcacaacatcaaaacatcCAAGATTAGGTTCACAACTTCAATTCACATCAAAACATCTACAATAAGGTTTACGAAGCCAATTCAACAACCTACAACAAAACCTAAGCCTAATCACCATCACTCTCCgcaaaataacacaaaacaactCACCGTCGACGAATCACCACCAACACCTCGTTCGCAACCGTCAGATCCACCGCCACCGTCACCACTACCGCCGTCACCGTCACGATCGCCACCGGCGTAAATCTCCGAAACGGCATCAAAAACATCGCTAGGAAGCGGTAAATTCCGCGAGATGAAACTGAGAGCAGAGATCAACGTCTTCGTGTCGTCCAAAACGTGTTCTGGCAGCGATGAAGAGCTCTGCTGCATCTCCAACACCTGTGTACTCATGGCGGGAGCCACTGGCAGCAGCGGTTACTCTGTATGTGTTTgaaatttgtaaaaaaatttgATATTTGGAGGTAAGGTCGTTAGCGTAGGGGAATTGTTGTTACGGTTTTGAGAAGAGAAAATTGTCCTTTCAACTTATATGTGGTTTATATGTGTTTGCCCTTTTTTTTATATTTAGTCCTTAACTTTGTAAAATTACAACTATAATATTTAACTTTTGTAATTTCGTTCTCGGATAGTATGTAGCACGGATGAAGGTTAATTTTTGGTGTTTAGTAGATGTGAAATGATCAAATTACCCCTACTGTTAAATAATAATACCAGTTAAAGTTAACATCCCCATCTCCATCTCTTAAACCCCTAAAACCCATGCAACCACCATAACTATAGCTCTACCATCACTGCCGCCATCAGTCAAAGCCAGCTCTATCACTACCATCAACAACAGCCCCACCACCAGCTACCATCATCGCCGCCATCATTATGAACCACCGACCACCTGCAACCCCAACAACCACTAACCTCCATCGCAACACGTTGTGTCAATTTAAGTATTGGTTAAAAGAAAAAACCAAGCTACAAATAGAAGGCAAAGATTACTTGTGAGTTTGCATATCCTCGAAGAAAATTAGATATTATCTTTCATTTTTAGATTTTAAACGAAAGTTCTGTCAATAACTATTATTTTTTCCAACTGGTCCAAGTTAATTAACTAGACCAAATAACTGATACGTTGGCTCAAGCGTATTCATGAATTGTAGTCAAACGTAAGAAAAGAAACGAGGACCTTTTCGTATGCTAGAGTTTCCACAGCCTGAAAACAGAATTTAAACAAAACCCATGATGTATAATTAGTTATGAATCTTACCATGTATTAATTACTTAATAATTTTAACGTATTAGATAGAAAGATGAAGATGGACTAATGAAGAGGTGGTGTgggtgggtgggggtgggggtgggggagAAAGATGAAGTTAAAAGAGATGGTGGGTCCCACAAATCATGTGTTTATCTTTCATCCCTTCCCCATATTAGAATGGGTAATTATGTCATTTCGCATCCACTTAACTTAGAAAACTAACTCTCATCCGCCCTAGTGACTATCCGGGaaagaaattgcaaaagttggggactatagatgtaattttagaaagttagagaCTAAAGGCGAAAAATtggcaaaccacagagactatccgggcatttttctcttttgaGAATTATTGGGTATAAAAACTAGTGTTTTAATTAACCTACCCGCTACAAATAGTTCGGGTGTGGGTTAGGGATTAggttattttttttaacggccaacaaaaaATATTGTATTATAATTCTAGCCAGTGGCTAACACCAAACTTACAGTCATCAAACATAAAAACATACAGCCAAAAGAAAACATACATCAGATTAAAttaaaaaacatcaaaaatttgtcATTGTTTTCAGGTCATGTTTGCCTCCTTTGAACAGAGTTTTACCCATAAAAAAGTCTTGGCCTTTATCTATTTGACAATGGCAGTAGGTGACTTCCCCTTCCCTGAAAACATTAATTCATTTCTCATACTCCATATGCTCCACAAAGTAGCCAAGCAAACCGCATGATACGCTTTCTTTTTTTTCACCGAGCCCTCAAACTGCTTATAGGACTCAAGAATATCCTTGAGACTAAAGGCAATTATCGGCTGCATTTTACACCACCGGTACACTACTTGCATCTGAGCGAAACCACATGAGACCAGAAGATGATCGCTAACTTCACTATACTCACCACACAAAACGCAATCCAAGGATTGAATTGCAATACCTCTTTTGGACAATGCAACTCGGGTCGGCaacctttctttttgagcttgCCAAGCCACCAATCCAACTTTCTTAGGTATCCAACTGTTCCATTTAACTATGTAATCAGGTCTAGTCTGGTTCAGCTCAATGATCATCCTCTTCATGCTGCCCACATTAAATTGACCGGCTGGGTCCAGGTTCCAAAGCCATCTATCCGAACCCGATGTGAGTAAAAAACCTTGCAGGAGATCGTTTAATTGTTGAAACTGCAGCAGTTCCTCTGCGCTAACCAACTGGCGTCGCCACTCCCAGACCCATGAAGACCCGTTATGTAATACCCCAAACCTTAATGTACTGGTTATAAACGtatgaaatatgtaatttatatttcatatattgttaaacgagtaagatgatggtgtgaaaggtgaaatatcttgacaaGCCTTGGCTAGTATAGGAgaccgtttaatattaataattaaatatattatttttttgaccttactccgtttttaataaaacttaggttaaaacgtagataaaaatatgctcattctaatgacatattcttcgttttataaaatgtcatattttaaaagttatacgagaaaaacgagcgaagcagctgaattaatatatataagcaagcaggTCAAGCAGGCAGGTAGGCACGTCAATAGAATCCCACATCGCCCCGAAAGGGttttgaggtgcttgcttgcttacTTTAAATAAGAGTCTCAGTAGTCTGTTTAGGTACCAGTTTCTTTAATGGAAACACTCTAGTATAGAGAATCCcgagtatacgataccccgttgggtgttgttaatAATTGCTTTTGGAgcgcgagtaggagcaggagtagggaaactctacatcaacgtgccgtagatagttttAAGGTATGCTCTCCTTTACGTTTATGTTTACTTATTTATTATTCAATTTTAGTAGTTAATAGGAGTATTATTATTAGtagtaatattattattagtagtagtggtaatgttagtattatttttaggtactagggttattgtcaggggcgggtattgggtagcctagccttagttaagCATAGACTGAtcaaccatgcttaaacaaggcagcactaaccaatatccaaccatgataatgactagttaggtgtaccattacctaacctaggattatgtaattgtgtcaggaccttgagacataacccagttgtactagcggctgttaagcaattgctaatcaggtgagtcatcatacttgtcttttaaactgtgatagtatactcgtccatgactggtaataatgagaatgctgcagtatgcatgtgtcagtaggggtatatgggatcctattacgcttaatgaggtgtgtcactctgggaagggtaataaggtgttgtacccacaggcacttcgtgcttataaggtccagcgacacacactcatacctatgtgaTGGCCGTAGGGGacacagctggaggaccagtatgtctcttgtacggtggtttgtgacaagtcaaatgtgacctataaggttcaatgaggcccaacctgactataatgtggtcacatgcccatattgtgtatgcatataatgtaaactatggtctgtctttataaaaattgtatagtatgagctcaccagtatatatctgacgtcgttttgagtatacttatctcaggtgagtcatgaggaaagctataggaactacttgacagttgtggagttttagaagatcaaggagttcttagttgccaaaagattgtaaataaataaagtgttgaacttagactattataagttttaatgaaagtttagtttgtttccgctgtaagtgtatcaattgtgcatAATCACTCGGGTTACGGGGTGGGTGTTACACATTAGCCCCGACTCGAGCCCTGTCAGCCACCATACACCATTTATCCTTCTCTAGCTGAAACAAAAGCGGAAAAAGGACATATAAAGGAGCCGTGGCAGCCCAAATGTCCACCCAAAACACTACTTCAGCCCCTCCTCTAACTACCCCTTTTATAGCATTTGAGATTTCCACCCCCAAAATAGATAACGCTGCCGAAACGTTATGTATTTGCTTCCACGGACCCGCAATCGACACTTTTGCCGGTATAGGGTTCCACGATCTCGAGTTTTGATGTATAGTCCATCATTTTCCGTCttgaacctccaccaccattttgcAAGCATAGCTACATTTGTGTCCCTTAGTGTACCGAAGCCCAAGCCCCCGTACTCAATCGGCACTACCACATTATCCCACGCCATCCAAGCCATTTTTTGACACCTCGTCCGACCCACCCCAAAAAAACGTCCTCCATAGTCTTTTGAGTTGGTTCAAAACTTGGACTAGTTCAAAACGACTTTAGAAATGTAATTATCCCACCATATGACAACGTCTTTGCCTTCCAAATGGAGAGTCTAGTTTTGAATAGCTGTAGGATCAAATCGAGCCAAAATCTGATTTTCAATATGAACAAAGATGAACACACTCAAAATATAGCAATTAAAACCCTTGAAATGATTTGCAAATGATAATACAAAGTAGCCCCCAAATCTTTCTCTAAATGTGTGTTGCCTAAACCCTAAACATCTCTTTCTATTTATAGCCTATTCTACTTTAGGCTAATTACATTTAAGTCCCTAGAGATAATTACTTGCCAAAACTAGtaataaacatgaaaacaaaCTAAATAAGATAAagcaaaatatatttaattatccaaAGCAATATAATTATCATTTCTCGAACTTCCACACGCCATATCTTTCTTCGATCTTCTCGTGTCGACTTgtgcgttgactttgacttgatggcgttgactttgttgacttgattcgtttataacattagactacacgatttagacccaacaatctcccccttaggCTAATGTTATCAAACTCTTGCATCATCTTTAAAACCGTCAACTTCATGCGTGTTGTGATCTTCAGTCTCAAttttagacccaacaatctccccctagactgatgctttCCAAATATTCTTCACTGAAGATCTTCTTTTGACACTTTGCTCTGTAAAAACTTTAAACTGACAAGCTCCCCCTTTTTGCATGCATCATGTTTGACAATCAGGAACAACTTTTTCCAACTCTCTTTTGCTTGAGTGAATCAGAAGATgtaggaggaggattcctagctcgGTATCTTCTGCAATCTTCGGGAAACAGGTGCTTTGGTCTGGTATCTTGCTCAATTGATGATTGGCCATCATTGCAGCAAATAGTCGAAGTAACCTGTTCACAGACATAAACACAACTCCACATTTTCTTTTAGACTGATTCAAAGTACAGACAAAACCGTATTCATCTGTAGTGTGCAATGGAAAGAGTATCTCAAGCGGTTTGAGACACGATTGATGTGATATGGAAGACTTAGAAAAACAACTGTACACAaatcaaaatatttttggattttagatatttatttattatttttttaacatttttttttctttcaacctTTGAGATATAGAGCTGATCAAATACAAGATCATACCAACTTGAAAAGCCTAGTCACACTTCAAATTTCTTTAGGATAACTACGACTCAAGAACGATTGCTggtatgtttgtccgcttaaatccatgcacCATTCTTTCGACATACCTCTGGTGAACTTGTTATCATGTTTTGGTAAATATTGACAAAAATTCGATGGGCCCCACACAGGCTATTTAGAAAAGAAAACATTACGCCCGTGAGTCCCAtgtcaggacatacccccgcgatcaaggtatgcacaaaggttCCTCATAACATGTGAGTATATTGGTTTCATTCTTTTCAACGATAGAGTGGAgatcaggtcagtactttcgtacagcagagatcCCAAAAACTACCGAGGGCTGAGACAGATagtttggtgaacaggtcagtactttcgtatgACAGAGAGACCAAACTAATCCATCTAAAGTTTTGGCCAATT is from Helianthus annuus cultivar XRQ/B chromosome 9, HanXRQr2.0-SUNRISE, whole genome shotgun sequence and encodes:
- the LOC118481723 gene encoding uncharacterized protein LOC118481723, with the translated sequence MAWMAWDNVVVPIEYGGLGFGTLRDTNVAMLAKWWWSTLRFGVLHNGSSWVWEWRRQLVSAEELLQFQQLNDLLQGFLLTSGSDRWLWNLDPAGQFNVGSMKRMIIELNQTRPDYIVKWNSWIPKKVGLVAWQAQKERLPTRVALSKRGIAIQSLDCVLCGEYSEVSDHLLVSCGFAQMQVVYRWCKMQPIIAFSLKDILESYKQFEGSVKKKKAYHAVCLATLWSIWSMRNELMFSGKGKSPTAIVK